In the genome of Ptychodera flava strain L36383 chromosome 13, AS_Pfla_20210202, whole genome shotgun sequence, one region contains:
- the LOC139147743 gene encoding sal-like protein 3 isoform X5, with the protein MTLLSAVDSTGAMSRRKQAKPQHLGSDQDTSTLLENEVETPKEAETSNMEGSRNDEHNDNLQSEEESDEETGGDVHVCGRCRREFIVISDFLQHKKTCSKKRIVLIFDEDEHVSENDDGPNKLNGHIKRIKTDNDVKTNQDDGRINSSEISKSDKNEDVQESTNKDEAMDCTSPESMRDNHENTNDSTTSLPLTSSCVSLENLENTHVAVAQFPTMLPLPLPASSAQHSQNVASLQEQLYALQQQQYQQLHLIQHMQHQLLSLTTVAPMAHPPSVMTTTTAPPPPPPPSLPPTPHSALSPPTSVSTPSTPHSSENNPPTFSSLPAPPAPPPPPPPPPPLTHQQVPLPAVTSTHSTMQQPNQPKQQPQPQPHQQQPPQPQPVKTSQHQVLQGPPQLPPSCLSHTAPSSTILPPTSAFPFNQHPTPFEILQQTAMSSPNPLLPPTIQQMNVNMVPMHRKGKPPNVAVYDPKIRDDDPFFKHKCRFCHKVFGSDSALQIHVRSHTGERPFKCNICGNRFSTKGNLKVHFQRHQTKYPHIQMDGRPHPQTPPDMSSRKAFTFPGYHLPIPTIPSDIAKLPVSLPEHGTSPSLPVTSPSLPSNATNPSMPSPSTGESASLSNNTAENKESIPGEEDDYSENTETGNGETMKTEMTSSEDEFSVGDKGETEMNDTNQMTTSAEAPKSPADETTKPFWTSSPSRPLSDAGSVTTVVSAMSIPQMSVPNIPKSDPAITSQSLLPKTTITSPFSSILDNNVKTSETSKLQQLVENIEQKLTDPNQCVICHRILSCKSALQMHYRTHTGERPYKCKLCTRAFTTKGNLKTHYGVHRAKPPMRVFHKCPVCHKQFTNALVLQQHIRMHTGDMPHHIPPEVYTTPEMHQMHDFDQMMEESMEAAESEEHARAGIEERVERAMSADGLAEESESINNEMASKGSPISLRDEGAQAEESTSVASPTAASTASLSTHHNSVASPVATGAASLNALENQVRSIASVITRPPVGGVKSVDSIANALHHNATSVVSSNKSRSMASPHTSYSVDSPTTTNSPTSSFNMEPATSESGSLSPGLKNDELSDTPLQIDESYANENGALDLSSKPTESSNPSPMSSSSHPLNTSAPASPHGIPLSPSDGMVRLPTYTRRGASNTTCNVCGKVFACASALEIHYRSHTKERPFLCDICDKGFSTRGNLKQHMLTHKIRDLPSQIFDTNIAASAIYNISNGNGRVPMPPQNNRAIENIQPKPRHQCASCGKQFQSDSALQIHTRTHTGEKPYQCNVCSRSFTTKGNLKVHMGTHMWNGGATRRGRRMTIEPPMILSPKEGEIFRSDFLGRRPMDGTFFQYPTLTNGIPMKPNEISVIQNHSPMLAHAHIPETSMAEFIKKENLMYEMKNEGAAIKVSENARQ; encoded by the exons aagtaGAGACTCCCAAAGAAG CTGAAACATCAAATATGGAAG GTTCTAGAAACGACGAACACAATGATAACCTACAGAGTGAAGAAGAAAGTGACGAAGAGACCGGCGGTGATGTCCATGTATGCGGCAGATGTCGCAGGGAGTTCATCGTCATCTCTGATTTCCTCCAACACAAAAAGACATGCTCCAAGAAGCGTATTGTACTGATCTTCGATGAAGACGAACACGTCAGCGAAAACGATGACGGCCCAAATAAACTTAACGGTCATATCAAACGGATCAAGACTGACAACGATGTAAAAACTAATCAAGACGACGGAAGGATCAATTCTTCTGAAATTAGCAAATCTGATAAGAATGAAGATGTTCAAGAATCGACCAATAAGGATGAAGCTATGGACTGTACAAGCCCAGAATCCATGAGAGATAATCACGAAAATACAAATGATAGCACAACAAGTCTACCTCTTACTAGTAGCTGCGTCTCATTGGAGAATCTTGAGAACACGCATGTTGCAGTGGCCCAGTTTCCAACGATGCTACCACTGCCATTGCCAGCATCAAGTGCACAGCATTCCCAGAATGTTGCCTCCCTCCAAGAGCAGTTGTATGCCTTGCAGCAGCAGCAGTACCAGCAGCTCCACCTTATCCAACATATGCAGCACCAGTTGCTGAGCCTCACGACGGTGGCACCGATGGCGCATCCACCCTCAGttatgacaacaacaacagcaccgccgccaccaccaccaccatcattaCCTCCAACACCTCATTCAGCTCTGTCGCCCCCTACCAGCGTTAGTACTCCATCTACTCCACACAGCTCCGAAAATAATCCTCCGACATTTTCCTCGCTTCCGGCTCCACCTGCTCCGCCACCTCCTCCTCCTCCGCCACCACCATTGACTCATCAGCAGGTGCCATTACCAGCTGTTACTTCCACTCACAGCACCATGCAGCAGCCGAACCAACCGAAGCAGCAGCCGCAGCCGCAGCCACATCAGCAGCAGCCACCACAACCACAGCCTGTCAAGACCAGCCAACATCAGGTATTACAAGGTCCACCACAGCTACCACCATCCTGTCTGAGCCACACGGCGCCAAGTTCAACCATCCTACCGCCCACCAGTGCATTCCCATTCAATCAGCATCCTACACCATTTGAAATCCTGCAGCAGACAGCGATGTCGTCGCCCAATCCACTGCTACCACCAACCATCCAGCAGATGAACGTCAACATGGTACCAATGCACCGTAAGGGCAAGCCACCAAACGTTGCTGTGTATGACCCTAAAATCCGTGATGATGATCCATTCTTCAAGCACAAGTGTCGGTTCTGCCACAAGGTGTTCGGAAGCGACAGCGCTCTCCAGATCCACGTCAGATCCCATACAGGGGAACGGCCGTTTAAATGCAACATCTGTGGCAACCGCTTCTCCACCAAGGGCAACTTGAAGGTTCACTTCCAGCGCCATCAGACAAAGTACCCTCACATACAGATGGATGGCCGACCACATCCTCAGACACCACCAGACATGAGCAGCAGGAAGGCTTTCACCTTCCCAGGGTATCACCTACCAATCCCTACCATACCGAGCGATATTGCTAAACTGCCCGTGTCTCTACCAGAGCATGGTACCTCACCAAGTCTGCCGGTGACCTCTCCATCCTTGCCCAGCAACGCTACCAATCCATCGATGCCATCGCCATCCACTGGAGAGTCAGCCTCACTCTCGAACAACACCGCTGAGAACAAAGAATCCATCCCCGGCGAGGAAGATGACTACTCTGAAAACACAGAGACAGGCAATGGCGAGACAATGAAGACAGAGATGACCTCCAGTGAAGATGAGTTCAGCGTCGGAGATAAAGGAGAGACCGAGATGAACGACACAAATCAAATGACTACCTCAGCTGAAGCACCCAAAAGTCCAGCAGATGAAACCACCAAGCCTTTCTGGACAAGTTCACCTTCACGGCCCCTAAGTGATGCAGGATCGGTTACAACCGTAGTGTCAGCGATGTCCATCCCTCAAATGTCTGTACCaaacattccaaaatcagatccAGCCATAACTAGTCAATCTTTACTTCCGAAGACAACCATTACCTCACCATTCTCGTCCATCTTGGATAATAACGTCAAGACTTCGGAGACTTCCAAACTGCAGCAGCTAGTGGAGAATATAGAGCAGAAGTTGACAGACCCGAACCAGTGTGTTATATGCCACCGCATCCTCAGCTGTAAGAGCGCCCTCCAGATGCACTATCGCACACACACAGGCGAGCGTCCCTACAAGTGCAAACTGTGCACCCGCGCTTTCACCACTAAGGGAAACTTGAAGACCCACTATGGAGTGCACCGAGCCAAGCCACCAATGAGAGTCTTCCACAAATGCCCGGTCTGCCACAAGCAGTTCACCAACGCCCTGGTCTTGCAGCAGCACATCCGGATGCACACTGGGGACATGCCGCACCACATTCCCCCTGAAGTTTACACGACTCCCGAGATGCACCAGATGCACGATTTCGACCAGATGATGGAAGAGAGTATGGAAGCTGCTGAGAGTGAAGAGCACGCCAGAGCAGGCATTGAGGAGAGAGTCGAGAGAGCCATGAGCGCTGATGGCTTGGCTGAAGAATCTGAATCCATCAACAATGAAATGGCCAGCAAAGGAAGCCCAATATCATTGAGAGATGAAGGTGCGCAAGCTGAAGAGTCCACTTCAGTTGCCTCTCCCACTGCTGCCAGCACTGCTTCCCTGAGTACTCATCACAATTCCGTCGCATCCCCTGTCGCGACCGGTGCAGCATCACTGAATGCGCTTGAAAACCAGGTACGCAGCATTGCCAGTGTGATTACCCGACCACCAGTAGGCGGCGTAAAGAGCGTCGACTCCATAGCCAATGCATTGCATCACAATGCCACATCAGTGGTTTCCAGTAACAAGTCGAGAAGCATGGCAAGTCCACACACCAGTTACAGCGTAGACTCCCCAACCACCACAAACTCTCCAACCAGCAGTTTCAACATGGAGCCAGCTACCTCAGAGTCGGGTTCTCTCAGCCCAGGATTGAAGAATGATGAGCTAAGTGATACACCACTGCAGATTGACGAGTCTTATGCTAACGAAAATGGTGCCCTTGATCTGAGTTCCAAACCAACCGAGAGTAGTAATCCAAGTCCCATGTCATCGTCTTCACACCCTCTCAATACTTCTGCACCAGCCTCACCCCATGGTATCCCACTGTCTCCATCGGATGGAATGGTTAGACTGCCAACCTACACTAGGCGTGGTGCATCCAACACAACGTGCAACGTATGTGGCAAAGTCTTTGCCTGTGCGAGTGCCCTTGAGATCCACTACAGAAGCCATACCAAGGAAAGGCCTTTCTTGTGCGACATCTGTGACAAGGGCTTCTCAACCAGGGGCAACCTGAAGCAGCACATGCTCACCCACAAAATCCGTGACTTGCCGTCACAGATATTCGACACCAATATTGCGGCTAGTGCGATCTACAATATCAGCAATGGAAATGGGAGGGTACCAATGCCTCCACAAAACAACCGGGCCATTGAGAATATCCAACCAAAACCAAGGCACCAGTGCGCCTCTTGTGGTAAGCAGTTCCAGTCTGACAGCGCCCTACAGATCCACACCCGCACCCATACTGGTGAGAAGCCCTACCAGTGCAACGTGTGCAGCCGTTCATTCACCACCAAGGGTAACCTCAAGGTGCACATGGGCACCCACATGTGGAACGGAGGGGCCACACGCCGTGGTCGCCGAATGACCATCGAGCCACCTATGATTCTGAGTCCGAAGGAAGGAGAAATCTTCAGGAGCGACTTCCTCGGCCGTCGACCCATGGATGGCACTTTCTTCCAGTATCCCACCCTGACCAATGGCATTCCGATGAAACCCAACGAGATCTCGGTGATACAGAATCACAGTCCGATGCTGGCCCATGCACACATTCCAGAAACCAGTATGGCAGAGTTCATCAAGAAAGAAAATCTGATGTACGAGATGAAGAACGAGGGCGCCGCAATCAAAGTCTCCGAAAATGCTCGTCAGTAG
- the LOC139147743 gene encoding sal-like protein 3 isoform X17 has protein sequence MEDVTMETTGDGDGSRNDEHNDNLQSEEESDEETGGDVHVCGRCRREFIVISDFLQHKKTCSKKRIVLIFDEDEHVSENDDGPNKLNGHIKRIKTDNDVKTNQDDGRINSSEISKSDKNEDVQESTNKDEAMDCTSPESMRDNHENTNDSTTSLPLTSSCVSLENLENTHVAVAQFPTMLPLPLPASSAQHSQNVASLQEQLYALQQQQYQQLHLIQHMQHQLLSLTTVAPMAHPPSVMTTTTAPPPPPPPSLPPTPHSALSPPTSVSTPSTPHSSENNPPTFSSLPAPPAPPPPPPPPPPLTHQQVPLPAVTSTHSTMQQPNQPKQQPQPQPHQQQPPQPQPVKTSQHQVLQGPPQLPPSCLSHTAPSSTILPPTSAFPFNQHPTPFEILQQTAMSSPNPLLPPTIQQMNVNMVPMHRKGKPPNVAVYDPKIRDDDPFFKHKCRFCHKVFGSDSALQIHVRSHTGERPFKCNICGNRFSTKGNLKVHFQRHQTKYPHIQMDGRPHPQTPPDMSSRKAFTFPGYHLPIPTIPSDIAKLPVSLPEHGTSPSLPVTSPSLPSNATNPSMPSPSTGESASLSNNTAENKESIPGEEDDYSENTETGNGETMKTEMTSSEDEFSVGDKGETEMNDTNQMTTSAEAPKSPADETTKPFWTSSPSRPLSDAGSVTTVVSAMSIPQMSVPNIPKSDPAITSQSLLPKTTITSPFSSILDNNVKTSETSKLQQLVENIEQKLTDPNQCVICHRILSCKSALQMHYRTHTGERPYKCKLCTRAFTTKGNLKTHYGVHRAKPPMRVFHKCPVCHKQFTNALVLQQHIRMHTGDMPHHIPPEVYTTPEMHQMHDFDQMMEESMEAAESEEHARAGIEERVERAMSADGLAEESESINNEMASKGSPISLRDEGAQAEESTSVASPTAASTASLSTHHNSVASPVATGAASLNALENQVRSIASVITRPPVGGVKSVDSIANALHHNATSVVSSNKSRSMASPHTSYSVDSPTTTNSPTSSFNMEPATSESGSLSPGLKNDELSDTPLQIDESYANENGALDLSSKPTESSNPSPMSSSSHPLNTSAPASPHGIPLSPSDGMVRLPTYTRRGASNTTCNVCGKVFACASALEIHYRSHTKERPFLCDICDKGFSTRGNLKQHMLTHKIRDLPSQIFDTNIAASAIYNISNGNGRVPMPPQNNRAIENIQPKPRHQCASCGKQFQSDSALQIHTRTHTGEKPYQCNVCSRSFTTKGNLKVHMGTHMWNGGATRRGRRMTIEPPMILSPKEGEIFRSDFLGRRPMDGTFFQYPTLTNGIPMKPNEISVIQNHSPMLAHAHIPETSMAEFIKKENLMYEMKNEGAAIKVSENARQ, from the exons ATGGAAG atgttaccatggaaacaacaGGAGATGGAGATG GTTCTAGAAACGACGAACACAATGATAACCTACAGAGTGAAGAAGAAAGTGACGAAGAGACCGGCGGTGATGTCCATGTATGCGGCAGATGTCGCAGGGAGTTCATCGTCATCTCTGATTTCCTCCAACACAAAAAGACATGCTCCAAGAAGCGTATTGTACTGATCTTCGATGAAGACGAACACGTCAGCGAAAACGATGACGGCCCAAATAAACTTAACGGTCATATCAAACGGATCAAGACTGACAACGATGTAAAAACTAATCAAGACGACGGAAGGATCAATTCTTCTGAAATTAGCAAATCTGATAAGAATGAAGATGTTCAAGAATCGACCAATAAGGATGAAGCTATGGACTGTACAAGCCCAGAATCCATGAGAGATAATCACGAAAATACAAATGATAGCACAACAAGTCTACCTCTTACTAGTAGCTGCGTCTCATTGGAGAATCTTGAGAACACGCATGTTGCAGTGGCCCAGTTTCCAACGATGCTACCACTGCCATTGCCAGCATCAAGTGCACAGCATTCCCAGAATGTTGCCTCCCTCCAAGAGCAGTTGTATGCCTTGCAGCAGCAGCAGTACCAGCAGCTCCACCTTATCCAACATATGCAGCACCAGTTGCTGAGCCTCACGACGGTGGCACCGATGGCGCATCCACCCTCAGttatgacaacaacaacagcaccgccgccaccaccaccaccatcattaCCTCCAACACCTCATTCAGCTCTGTCGCCCCCTACCAGCGTTAGTACTCCATCTACTCCACACAGCTCCGAAAATAATCCTCCGACATTTTCCTCGCTTCCGGCTCCACCTGCTCCGCCACCTCCTCCTCCTCCGCCACCACCATTGACTCATCAGCAGGTGCCATTACCAGCTGTTACTTCCACTCACAGCACCATGCAGCAGCCGAACCAACCGAAGCAGCAGCCGCAGCCGCAGCCACATCAGCAGCAGCCACCACAACCACAGCCTGTCAAGACCAGCCAACATCAGGTATTACAAGGTCCACCACAGCTACCACCATCCTGTCTGAGCCACACGGCGCCAAGTTCAACCATCCTACCGCCCACCAGTGCATTCCCATTCAATCAGCATCCTACACCATTTGAAATCCTGCAGCAGACAGCGATGTCGTCGCCCAATCCACTGCTACCACCAACCATCCAGCAGATGAACGTCAACATGGTACCAATGCACCGTAAGGGCAAGCCACCAAACGTTGCTGTGTATGACCCTAAAATCCGTGATGATGATCCATTCTTCAAGCACAAGTGTCGGTTCTGCCACAAGGTGTTCGGAAGCGACAGCGCTCTCCAGATCCACGTCAGATCCCATACAGGGGAACGGCCGTTTAAATGCAACATCTGTGGCAACCGCTTCTCCACCAAGGGCAACTTGAAGGTTCACTTCCAGCGCCATCAGACAAAGTACCCTCACATACAGATGGATGGCCGACCACATCCTCAGACACCACCAGACATGAGCAGCAGGAAGGCTTTCACCTTCCCAGGGTATCACCTACCAATCCCTACCATACCGAGCGATATTGCTAAACTGCCCGTGTCTCTACCAGAGCATGGTACCTCACCAAGTCTGCCGGTGACCTCTCCATCCTTGCCCAGCAACGCTACCAATCCATCGATGCCATCGCCATCCACTGGAGAGTCAGCCTCACTCTCGAACAACACCGCTGAGAACAAAGAATCCATCCCCGGCGAGGAAGATGACTACTCTGAAAACACAGAGACAGGCAATGGCGAGACAATGAAGACAGAGATGACCTCCAGTGAAGATGAGTTCAGCGTCGGAGATAAAGGAGAGACCGAGATGAACGACACAAATCAAATGACTACCTCAGCTGAAGCACCCAAAAGTCCAGCAGATGAAACCACCAAGCCTTTCTGGACAAGTTCACCTTCACGGCCCCTAAGTGATGCAGGATCGGTTACAACCGTAGTGTCAGCGATGTCCATCCCTCAAATGTCTGTACCaaacattccaaaatcagatccAGCCATAACTAGTCAATCTTTACTTCCGAAGACAACCATTACCTCACCATTCTCGTCCATCTTGGATAATAACGTCAAGACTTCGGAGACTTCCAAACTGCAGCAGCTAGTGGAGAATATAGAGCAGAAGTTGACAGACCCGAACCAGTGTGTTATATGCCACCGCATCCTCAGCTGTAAGAGCGCCCTCCAGATGCACTATCGCACACACACAGGCGAGCGTCCCTACAAGTGCAAACTGTGCACCCGCGCTTTCACCACTAAGGGAAACTTGAAGACCCACTATGGAGTGCACCGAGCCAAGCCACCAATGAGAGTCTTCCACAAATGCCCGGTCTGCCACAAGCAGTTCACCAACGCCCTGGTCTTGCAGCAGCACATCCGGATGCACACTGGGGACATGCCGCACCACATTCCCCCTGAAGTTTACACGACTCCCGAGATGCACCAGATGCACGATTTCGACCAGATGATGGAAGAGAGTATGGAAGCTGCTGAGAGTGAAGAGCACGCCAGAGCAGGCATTGAGGAGAGAGTCGAGAGAGCCATGAGCGCTGATGGCTTGGCTGAAGAATCTGAATCCATCAACAATGAAATGGCCAGCAAAGGAAGCCCAATATCATTGAGAGATGAAGGTGCGCAAGCTGAAGAGTCCACTTCAGTTGCCTCTCCCACTGCTGCCAGCACTGCTTCCCTGAGTACTCATCACAATTCCGTCGCATCCCCTGTCGCGACCGGTGCAGCATCACTGAATGCGCTTGAAAACCAGGTACGCAGCATTGCCAGTGTGATTACCCGACCACCAGTAGGCGGCGTAAAGAGCGTCGACTCCATAGCCAATGCATTGCATCACAATGCCACATCAGTGGTTTCCAGTAACAAGTCGAGAAGCATGGCAAGTCCACACACCAGTTACAGCGTAGACTCCCCAACCACCACAAACTCTCCAACCAGCAGTTTCAACATGGAGCCAGCTACCTCAGAGTCGGGTTCTCTCAGCCCAGGATTGAAGAATGATGAGCTAAGTGATACACCACTGCAGATTGACGAGTCTTATGCTAACGAAAATGGTGCCCTTGATCTGAGTTCCAAACCAACCGAGAGTAGTAATCCAAGTCCCATGTCATCGTCTTCACACCCTCTCAATACTTCTGCACCAGCCTCACCCCATGGTATCCCACTGTCTCCATCGGATGGAATGGTTAGACTGCCAACCTACACTAGGCGTGGTGCATCCAACACAACGTGCAACGTATGTGGCAAAGTCTTTGCCTGTGCGAGTGCCCTTGAGATCCACTACAGAAGCCATACCAAGGAAAGGCCTTTCTTGTGCGACATCTGTGACAAGGGCTTCTCAACCAGGGGCAACCTGAAGCAGCACATGCTCACCCACAAAATCCGTGACTTGCCGTCACAGATATTCGACACCAATATTGCGGCTAGTGCGATCTACAATATCAGCAATGGAAATGGGAGGGTACCAATGCCTCCACAAAACAACCGGGCCATTGAGAATATCCAACCAAAACCAAGGCACCAGTGCGCCTCTTGTGGTAAGCAGTTCCAGTCTGACAGCGCCCTACAGATCCACACCCGCACCCATACTGGTGAGAAGCCCTACCAGTGCAACGTGTGCAGCCGTTCATTCACCACCAAGGGTAACCTCAAGGTGCACATGGGCACCCACATGTGGAACGGAGGGGCCACACGCCGTGGTCGCCGAATGACCATCGAGCCACCTATGATTCTGAGTCCGAAGGAAGGAGAAATCTTCAGGAGCGACTTCCTCGGCCGTCGACCCATGGATGGCACTTTCTTCCAGTATCCCACCCTGACCAATGGCATTCCGATGAAACCCAACGAGATCTCGGTGATACAGAATCACAGTCCGATGCTGGCCCATGCACACATTCCAGAAACCAGTATGGCAGAGTTCATCAAGAAAGAAAATCTGATGTACGAGATGAAGAACGAGGGCGCCGCAATCAAAGTCTCCGAAAATGCTCGTCAGTAG